One Novipirellula galeiformis DNA segment encodes these proteins:
- a CDS encoding Gfo/Idh/MocA family protein, translated as MLHPSRRTFLQRTSTAVATTLASNIATTAIHGVAAQPSRPMKTYRAAIIGATGRGDYGHGLDVAFTKVPGIKIVAVADANDAGRAAAQKRLSAPHDYADYHEMLAKEKPDIVGICPRWIDQRHEMLMAASEAGCHVYMEKPFCATLAQCDAVVQAMQTRRLKLGIAHVSQYSPVLDASLAAIKAGAIGDILEIRGRGKEDHRGGGEDLWVLGSHLFGLMNSLARNTAVSCSAVVTTKDHAVTKADTVEGKEGVGLLAGDNVQARFQYPGGVYGHFASRQGMGTQPSRFGLQVFGSRGILEMYSGYLKPAYVLRDGSWSPARTGKSWETITSAGIGKPEPRTDGNYEGGHIAAIKDLIQSIETESKTRCSAEDGRNIIEMIAAVFESQRLGGPVDLPLQTRVNPLSLLGSSHQSKEPGTE; from the coding sequence ATGCTTCATCCGTCTCGTCGCACGTTCCTGCAGCGTACTTCCACAGCCGTTGCCACAACGCTGGCAAGCAACATCGCGACCACTGCCATCCACGGAGTCGCCGCTCAGCCCAGCCGACCGATGAAAACCTACCGAGCCGCGATCATCGGGGCCACAGGCCGAGGCGACTATGGGCATGGTCTCGATGTCGCGTTCACGAAAGTTCCCGGCATCAAAATCGTCGCCGTAGCCGATGCCAACGACGCCGGTCGCGCGGCGGCTCAAAAACGACTGTCGGCTCCACACGACTACGCCGATTACCACGAAATGCTGGCCAAAGAAAAACCGGACATTGTCGGCATCTGCCCGCGCTGGATTGACCAGCGTCACGAAATGCTAATGGCTGCGTCCGAAGCGGGCTGCCACGTGTATATGGAAAAACCGTTCTGCGCCACACTGGCTCAATGTGACGCAGTCGTGCAAGCGATGCAGACACGGCGTTTGAAACTTGGGATTGCTCATGTCAGTCAGTATTCCCCCGTGCTAGACGCATCGCTGGCCGCGATCAAAGCAGGCGCGATCGGTGACATATTGGAAATTCGCGGACGTGGAAAAGAAGACCATCGTGGCGGCGGTGAAGACCTCTGGGTGTTGGGGTCGCATCTCTTCGGTCTGATGAACAGCCTGGCTAGAAACACTGCCGTGTCCTGTTCGGCGGTGGTCACAACGAAGGACCACGCCGTGACAAAAGCGGATACCGTCGAAGGCAAAGAGGGCGTGGGTCTGTTGGCGGGTGACAACGTGCAGGCGCGTTTTCAGTATCCCGGAGGAGTCTACGGCCACTTCGCGTCTCGCCAAGGCATGGGCACGCAACCATCGCGATTTGGGTTACAGGTATTCGGTTCGCGCGGCATTCTAGAAATGTACAGCGGCTATCTGAAACCGGCTTACGTTCTGCGAGACGGAAGCTGGTCACCTGCTCGCACGGGCAAGTCTTGGGAAACGATTACGTCCGCGGGAATCGGTAAACCGGAACCTCGAACCGACGGCAACTACGAAGGCGGCCACATCGCCGCGATCAAGGATCTGATTCAGAGTATCGAAACCGAATCCAAAACTCGTTGTTCAGCGGAAGACGGTCGCAACATCATCGAAATGATTGCGGCCGTGTTTGAATCTCAACGCTTGGGCGGTCCCGTGGATCTACCGTTACAAACGCGTGTGAACCCGCTCTCGCTGTTAGGCTCTTCGCACCAATCAAAAGAGCCCGGCACCGAATGA